From Daucus carota subsp. sativus chromosome 6, DH1 v3.0, whole genome shotgun sequence:
CTCGGCGAGCAGCACCAAGGAAGATAACAAAGTCTCGGATTCGGGCTCGGGGAGTTCGAGTTTGATTAATCAAGGAGAAGAAATCTTGAGTAAGAGAGAAAATAAGTCTTCATCTGCCAAGGGAGCTGCGGAAAAAGGGAAAAAATCATCGAAAAATCATCAAGGCAAGAGGAAAGTAAAGGTAATTAGTTAGTACTATTTTtgctcatttatatatatagctaGATTTAGGACATGGAGCTACTAAGATTTGCTCGTTTTCCGAATTTATAGGAGGAATATTACTACAAAACCTAACCTCAGCTAATAGCTAAGTACACAAATGAAGACTAACTGAATCAACTTCTAAGACTAGCATCAGACATGCATTATAGCATTATTGGTCGTCtcttttataagagtcttattacttttaattatactagcttatagcccgtgcaaggcaccggagctttttaattatttataaattttttaaatatattttaaatggtgtgaaaaaaaattaatttataaataataaattaaaattgtatgtatcatgtcaatgtattaaattctttctatcaaattttaaattattttaagtagaatatgtgacgccaactcctattagattatatttataaatttattttatattagaattattataatgtgatttaaatatttttctaaaaatttttctggttcgagattaaaattgagaaacacaatttgttttgaattaagaagatgaatcataaacatgcaataagatggtagaatttgctttggattaagaaaaagtttttgtattcgttcctcatataaatcgggcttatttattttgaaatatattagataaaaataattttgtgacggtgcgatttatatgattctacaaataaaattggtagaaaatatttattttggattaaaaaaaatcataaacacgtgaaatacagaatttgttttggattcagaaaaggaattataaacatgtaagtagatatcagttgttttatggaacagaagttaattttgttataatttaacGGTGCTTATTGTTCAATATAggatccgatggataaaaataattttttgacggtgtgatttatatgattctataattaaaatttgtaggaaatatttattttggattaaaaaaaccaaaaacacatgaaagacataatttgttttggattcggaaaaggaattataaacatgcaagtagatgtcagtttccctatagaacagaatttaattttgttctaatctaacggtgcttatttgttcaatatacgatccaacggatgataagtttttgaaccataggaccatgcgaccaaattatctcccttacgcttattatatataagtatataatgtgatatatttaaaagttgggatgtgtttgTGCAGGTTGATTGGACACCAGAACTGCACAGAAGATTTGTGCAAGTAGTGGAACAGTTAGGGGTGGACAAGGCAGTCCCTTCAAGAATCTTGGAGCTTATGGGAATAGACTGTCTAACTCGTCACAACATTGCTAGCCATCTTCAGGTACGCGCACATGATTAGTCTATGCctaattatatttaccaactaattttatcaatatttgatttttgggCTATGATTAGCAATACAATATTTGTAATGGGAAAAATGGTTGAATCGATAACCTAGCTACTAGTTACATGCATGTCAGTATTTTTTCACGTATCTGATTaagaaattcattaatactGCATGTATCGGACACATGAAGAACTGGTCTTAATTTGCTTTAGTTGTTATCGATTGgattaatataaatacaaaggaAAATTTAACGGAGAAAAAGATCATTGTGTTTAAGGTCCACTGTTACAGCTAGGTATGTATATAtgagaaatatattaataaactgCGAATAATATGATATAATTGCAGAAATATCGATCTCACCGGAAACATTTGCTAGCACGAGAAGCTGAGGCAGCAAGCTGGAGCCAAAGGCGACAGATATACAGTGGTGGTGCTCTAGAAGGATGCAAGAGAGAAATGATTAGTACCAATCCTAACTGGTTTACACCCACCGTAGGCTTCCCGCCAGTGGCACCCATGCCTCATTTCAGACCATTGCACGTATGGGGACATCCCTCCATGGATCAAAGGCACATTTGGCCGAAACACAATTTCCCCCCTAATTCAAGGCCACCAGTTATATGGCCAGCTCCTGCAGTAGCCCCATCCTCCCACTTACAACAGGTAATTCAATCATTGTTTTTTCTTAACATTTATAAATTGTCGACATTAAATTAGTCGGAGATAGGCCTGTTTAATTAAGTCAGTCAGAAAAGTACCTTAATCGGTTTGAATTCGGTTAACACGAATGAGAAAGAGACATCAATACATCTGTGTTGTGCAATCTCATTGATTATCATTCCATTTCAACTAGTTCAAATCTCATTAGAGGTCGTTTGATaacatgcatttcatttcaaatgacaggatttgagttgtcatttcaattctcagatttatacttatatttgaatgtttggatttcaaatgaaatccaatttCCAAACAGACTATTTGACCAAATcctgaatttcaaatgaaatctagGTTCACAAACAAGTCACCGAATTTATAGTTTTTAAAGTGTTGCATGCTATCACAATTTCTCACTACAAATGCTTGTTCTTGCTAATGTCTATAGGTTCCAAATACTATGCCACATGGAACACCTTGCTTTCAGCCACCACCTCCGACAGCAACGGTAACTACTCATGCTACACACACGCATCTACAGTTCTATCTTTTCAGAGCTGTTTATCAAGTGCAAGTGCATGTGGACTGAGTTTGGAAACATCTATAAAAACAAAACATGAATAGTCTTTGCAGCTCTTTCATTTACTTTTTGGCTCCcaactaaataatatatatggatTATTTGTCACCGCGCAGAACTTTGCTGCTCCACCAGCGGTCCCGGGCCTTCCACCCCGTGCCATGTTCAAAGCAGACTCCATCGCTGCTCAAGCTTGCCCCCACCCTCCCATTGACTTCCATCCGGTAATCTAGCTAGCTTTCctatttttatgattatttaCTCGATGGTCcgcttttcatttttttttttttttttttttgacaaattttttaggtatattaaataatttcaagAGTGACTTCTCGTAAATGTACTTGACTTGCATGATTGATTGACAAGAACAATGATTTACGAGAAGTAACATTAATAAATACGCAATGATTTCTGGGGACATATATACATGCATGTAAGAGAACAGTATTTGCTGGACCAGTACTTTGCTCAACTTAATTTACTGTTTGGTCTCTATCAGAATCCATAGCTGGTTTCTTTGTTACTTTTCGGactaccattttttttaaaacgttATTAGGAAGAGGATTTATCAGAATTATTATACCATTACacgcataattaattaatactgTATCTAATTGCtcgatatatataacatattgcAGTCAAAGGAGAGCATAGATGCAGCTCTTGAAGATGTATTAACGAAGCCATGGCTGCCACTTCCGCTGGGGCTGAAACCTCCGTCAACGGATAGTGTAGTAGTGGAGCTCCATCGTCAAGGCATCGAAAAAATTCCGCCCACTAGTACTAGTGGTTGAGCTTACTTACAACccttctctctctatatatatatatatttgagaaccTCTCTTAGCTTGCTTCTGCGATTTTTCAGCCCCGAAAAGAAGCCCCTCAATTCGACGACGTTTCATGTATCTAGATCTTcagaatctatatatatttataaacaacTTTTGTTTTTTTAGCTTTTTCTGGTTTATCTATCGACTCGCATGATTAAATTGTTTTACTTCTACCAGAGAGGTTGATTCTGTATTTTCTCGCAATATTGAGAAGATCGTAACGTCCGGTAATAAGCTGGGAATGGCGCTTACAATTATGTCGTGAGACTAAAGAATAGTGTCAGGCAGTCAgggattcaaaataattttcaatttttttttttttttgaatataagcacttgcATTAAAATTCCTCCAACATAAGATTACAAGTAATAAAATCTGGAGCAGAGCTATTCCACTCCTGAAGACCAGACATAAAACATACAGCCCTAGATAACAAGTGAGCTATCTGGTTCGCAGACCTATGAATAAAgacaaataaaataggataatCCCCTCCTTCCCTGAACATCATCAACCAAAAATTTAGCATCCGATTCAAACACACATTTGTTGGCTCGCCCATGACAGTGCCTCTTTAAGACCGAGAGCTTCTGCTTTCCGAGGTTGAAATCGACCATGTACAATATTTCTTTGACATAAGTACATGCATGTTTCCGATTTAGTTGCAATTGCTGAAAGGAGGgcattctatatattatttggtTCTCTCAGGATCTTAcccctgtatatatatattgtttttcaaTTCAAGTTCCGCAGTCTTTGTTCCTATTTGAATGTAGATTGAGAATCATTAAATTTTTCTGTGAGATATGACCAAGATATATAGCTCGGTGAGCCTCATCATTAATCTGGGTCCttcaatttttatcaaattttttttttaataaatgagtTCATTCAATAATAAAAGGTCATACAACATCAACataaacagtcgcgtcgaacaaacaaaatactGAAACAATCACCAATCAATCCATTCTTCTTGGAGATAAAATtacgtgatttgttgaagatgatatatacacatgctTCGTCACTTTCGCTTTCACCGTAaccagtttgagctatcgactgagAATGCAATTCCCGAACAACTTTCATTACTAAATCAAACATCATACTCACACAAAtggtgagaaaataacaaaactcacacaaacggtgagacaaCAAAAACCAAAACCACAACCTAGCAATCTTAAATTTGCAAATGCGTAAATGAAATACTAGCTAAACCAAAACAATCCTTAGATTCGGGGAACAAACCCACAAAAACAAGATACTCCGACCACTGTCGAGAACAAAATCACCGCGAAGAACGAGAAATCCGTAATTCCGTGGAATTGAGATCTAAGAGAAAGAAGGTCAAATCGAAAAAGGTTTTGAATCCTCATATCCAAAAACACAAACTAATACCAAAACTTaagaaaaaaactttaaaacgAATTTTATTGAAAGAAGGAATaacaaacaaagaaaataaaagattttggggctttccaccggttgAGATCCGGTGAAAGCCCCCGACTGCCAAGCAAGAAACGAAAGAGACGCACGAGAGAAAGATAGGGTTTGGGGAGAATTACGTGAGACTGTTTATCAAAGATATTCGAACTGATATCTTTCAAGATTAACATTATTTAGTTAAGTTCCTCCTTGTTATCCCTACGTTTGTACGAGTATGACACTCAAATCAAGCTTtggtcatttttatttttgatcggTGAAGGTAAGATAGACACTATTACTCTATTAATAGTAGTGAATGTAGAACAACAATCAATTAAAGAGAAGCATAATTCTAATTTCAAAGATGTGCACGCCGAGCACGgttattgtcaaaaaaatcgattaaaagagaaaatgaaTGGAAAAAAGACTGAGTTTTAGCGTGTGTTTGGGAATAAAGCTTCTGGCCTTAAAAGCTCAGAAGCTTGTTTTCTCTTTTTTGTGGTCTGTTTGGCAATAGTGTTGAAGTGCTTATTCCAACCAAAAAAAGCCTTTGAAAAAAAGCTTGATTTCCTAACTTTTTTTCGTACCCAGCTTTTAACTTTTTTCTAGACCAACTCAGCAGATTTCTCTCGCTGCATTATATTCTGTTTCATGCTAGATTGCTATCGTTTTTGACCAatgattttcttattttttgttCTTGCTAAACTATTTCATGTAATAATAATGAAAGGTATCTTTTTACttgtattaaataaatataagtattaaataaatgatgtatctttttatttgtattatctGCGGTTattacttttttcttttaacGCAGggtttaatattttgtaattgtaaaatatttcatgtattaataataaaaggtcTTATATATcatactttattttttaaaagaaacaaattattatgttataaaattaCGAAATgataccaacttataagttaagttatccaaacacttaaaaaacttataagtcacgttatccaaacacttttgataggttataagagcaagtccaatgctagatgctatatatctattgctattgctataatatagcatcaaaaagtgttttttggtgttaaaataaacactattgctatatatctattgctattactagtttcaaatttaaccaactcattaacttttacctaacttttatatagaaccaactcattgacttttacctaactcattAACTCATTAACTAGTTTCCAATTTCTAGCTATtaatgatgtggcaacatggatggatccatctttgatttcaaatatagaaccaaagatgcatctatgcatggatgcatccaaatatagcacccctttggagttgagtttttttacttttgatgttataatatagcaatagaaccaagtatagcattgcattggagttgctctaagccCATACcaacttctcacttttaatccacttctttacctTAAGTagtaagtcacttcttttaaactcaGTCAAACGGCCTCTTAATTTGGATGATAAGAGAACGAAATATTGTGATTTAGTCTTCGAGGTCTTCAAAATTTTGtgatctctataaaattttcttttttattatctaaatttttgatataaatttttatcatataaaattatgaaaaaataatagACTATTTGTCTAATACTCCTACATACGCACACATATATGCTACGTGAACAATCATTGACATGCagatttaatttattactttGGCATGAAATGTATAGGACGTGAACAATAATAGCCTTAAAGATAAGAAAGGCAGTCACTTCGACACACGAGGTGTTCTTTCTTTTTATGGACAATATTAGTGGACCTCTGTTTGCCACACATTTTCTGTCAACTCTTTTGTACTGTGTTACAGACTGTGTAATAATTGTCTCTTCTGTCGATCCTTATAATCCGTTCCTCCCTCCGTCcaagtcatttgtatacaaatgactgggacacggagaccaagaaaaagtgtaaaaaatgagtaaagttagatgaaaagtgagtatagtggtgggacccatttatatttaagtaatagatttgagatagtgtgggaaagtagtgggtgtaatagtgtttatattattatagaatggagatagcggaggaaagtagtgggtgtaatagtgtttatattattatagaatgaagatagtggaagaaagaagttggtgtaatgttattttatattataaaaattactatttttggtatgtttacaattggt
This genomic window contains:
- the LOC108224691 gene encoding transcription activator GLK1; protein product: MLSVARLRNTKDERAGEKIDNNLFIGGGSGDINDFPDFSTDNLLDSIDFDDLFVGMENEVDVLPDLEMDSDILGDFSVSGGEESEFVNYNNSAASGSAENTDAKNSNSASSTKEDNKVSDSGSGSSSLINQGEEILSKRENKSSSAKGAAEKGKKSSKNHQGKRKVKVDWTPELHRRFVQVVEQLGVDKAVPSRILELMGIDCLTRHNIASHLQKYRSHRKHLLAREAEAASWSQRRQIYSGGALEGCKREMISTNPNWFTPTVGFPPVAPMPHFRPLHVWGHPSMDQRHIWPKHNFPPNSRPPVIWPAPAVAPSSHLQQVPNTMPHGTPCFQPPPPTATNFAAPPAVPGLPPRAMFKADSIAAQACPHPPIDFHPSKESIDAALEDVLTKPWLPLPLGLKPPSTDSVVVELHRQGIEKIPPTSTSG